A DNA window from Massilia putida contains the following coding sequences:
- a CDS encoding serine hydrolase domain-containing protein: MRRALLLAAFATTLASAATLPKPKAEPSYFPPAGEWTHQSPAQLGIDPIKLRAAVAYAQAHETERARDFSDQRQTFGEPLGSLPSKRAPTNGVVIYKGYVVAEFGDTHFVDPTYSVAKSMLSTVAGVALRDGKIANLDQPVGATVKDGGYDSPHNAAVTWKHHLQQESEWEGSMWGKNADFIGMDAFGAGERKPRTFQDPGTFYEYNDVRINRFALSLLRVFGKPVPDVFQDEVMDPIGASHQWKWVPYTNSYVDMNGKLVPSVSGGTRWGGGMWIDSWDMARFGYLWLRRGNWNGRQIVPEDYVKAALTPSEHGPDYGYLWWLNTKGKNLPGLPPTAFAALGAGSNDIVISPEHDLVIVWRWHAGNPAEFARRVIAALPGR, encoded by the coding sequence ATGCGCCGGGCGCTGCTGCTGGCCGCGTTCGCCACGACCCTGGCCAGCGCCGCCACGCTGCCGAAGCCGAAAGCGGAGCCGTCGTACTTTCCGCCGGCGGGCGAATGGACGCACCAATCGCCGGCCCAGCTCGGCATCGACCCGATCAAGCTGCGCGCAGCCGTCGCGTACGCGCAGGCGCACGAGACGGAACGCGCCCGCGACTTTTCCGACCAGCGGCAGACCTTCGGCGAGCCGCTCGGCTCGCTGCCGTCGAAACGCGCGCCCACGAACGGCGTCGTGATCTACAAGGGCTATGTCGTCGCGGAATTCGGCGACACGCACTTCGTCGACCCGACGTATTCCGTGGCGAAGAGCATGCTGTCGACCGTCGCCGGCGTCGCCCTGCGCGACGGGAAGATCGCGAACCTCGACCAGCCCGTCGGCGCCACCGTGAAGGACGGCGGCTACGACTCGCCGCACAACGCGGCCGTCACGTGGAAGCACCACCTGCAGCAGGAATCGGAGTGGGAAGGCAGCATGTGGGGCAAGAACGCCGACTTCATCGGTATGGATGCGTTCGGCGCGGGCGAGCGCAAGCCGCGCACGTTCCAGGACCCCGGCACGTTCTACGAATACAACGACGTGCGCATCAACCGCTTCGCGCTGTCGCTGCTGCGCGTGTTCGGCAAACCCGTGCCGGACGTGTTCCAGGACGAGGTGATGGACCCGATCGGCGCGTCGCACCAGTGGAAGTGGGTGCCGTACACGAACAGCTACGTGGACATGAACGGCAAGCTCGTTCCTTCCGTCAGCGGCGGCACACGCTGGGGCGGCGGCATGTGGATCGATTCCTGGGACATGGCGCGCTTCGGCTATCTGTGGCTACGCCGCGGCAACTGGAACGGCCGCCAGATCGTGCCAGAGGATTACGTGAAGGCGGCGTTGACGCCCAGCGAACACGGTCCGGATTACGGCTATCTGTGGTGGCTGAACACGAAGGGTAAAAACCTGCCGGGGCTGCCGCCGACGGCGTTCGCCGCGCTCGGCGCCGGCAGCAACGATATCGTCATTTCTCCCGAGCACGATCTCGTGATCGTGTGGCGCTGGCACGCGGGCAACCCGGCCGAGTTCGCCAGGCGCGTGATCGCGGCGCTGCCCGGACGGTAG
- a CDS encoding CYTH domain-containing protein, whose product MGVEIERKFLLANEGWRGQGIPTRMRQGYLVADAVRTVRVRIEGERAVITIKGRSTGASRGEWEYEIPVADATELLDGLCEQPQVEKIRHRIEHAGHTWEVDEFLGLNAGLVVAEIELDAEDEAFDKPDWIGQEVTGEKRYYNSSLIRMPYSQWRDKA is encoded by the coding sequence ATGGGTGTCGAGATCGAACGCAAGTTTTTGCTGGCCAATGAGGGCTGGCGCGGGCAGGGTATCCCGACGCGCATGCGCCAGGGTTATCTGGTGGCCGATGCCGTGCGGACCGTGCGCGTGCGCATCGAGGGCGAACGGGCCGTCATCACCATCAAGGGACGAAGCACCGGCGCGTCCCGCGGCGAGTGGGAATACGAGATTCCCGTGGCGGACGCGACGGAGCTGCTCGACGGCTTGTGCGAGCAGCCGCAGGTGGAAAAGATCCGCCACCGCATCGAACATGCGGGCCACACGTGGGAAGTTGACGAATTCCTCGGCCTGAACGCCGGGCTCGTCGTGGCGGAGATCGAGCTCGATGCCGAGGACGAGGCGTTCGACAAGCCCGACTGGATCGGGCAAGAGGTCACGGGCGAGAAGCGCTATTACAACTCCAGCCTGATCCGGATGCCGTATTCGCAGTGGCGGGACAAAGCGTGA
- a CDS encoding KGG domain-containing protein, whose protein sequence is MASSNQGNKQSGGTKNRGFASMDPERQRQIASEGGKAAHQKGTAHEFTSEEARRAGSMSHGNRQSASGSSRSSSKGNKQ, encoded by the coding sequence ATGGCATCCAGCAATCAAGGCAACAAACAGAGTGGCGGTACGAAGAACCGAGGTTTCGCATCGATGGATCCGGAGCGTCAGCGCCAGATCGCCAGCGAAGGCGGCAAGGCCGCTCACCAGAAAGGCACCGCGCACGAGTTCACCTCGGAAGAGGCTCGTCGCGCAGGCAGCATGAGCCATGGGAACCGCCAGTCGGCTTCCGGCTCGTCGCGCAGCTCGTCCAAGGGCAACAAGCAGTAA
- a CDS encoding TonB-dependent receptor, whose product MTTKKNNSPTPTSFITSRKHARTLPAPALAVLASLALPAVAHAGPDVTPDPAIPSVQVTGANQQQASANDKFTAPLLDTPKSVTVVPADVIAQTGATSLTDALRTVPGITIGAAEGGNPVGDNMFIRGYNAQTDTYIDGIRDSGSQSREIFDVEQVEVVKGPNSAYGGRSSAGGGVNLVTKTAQAYDVNRASVGIGTDKYRRLTGDINRNIGSDSAFRLNVMAHEADVPGRDVVGGKRWGIASTVTFGLTGPTRAIVSVYHLTSHEIPDTGIPFNNPITTGANVAKNGNGEPFNVDRATFYGLARRDFRDTKADIATIDLRHQLANGILLRNVTRYGKSNNDYVWTQPDDSKGNTVLYGTVWRRANTRVTETRTATNVTSLSGDLVTAGVKHTYNAGIEFDRETTDRSNYLFTPGTNNPLTGTFTCPTSGAATLYNCTTLVDPNPYDPWVYTRAVSGALTHVNTKTKSAYAFDTIEFNPQWQVNLGARHDDFQSVLNTLATSTTAAVQTHVDSNFWSWQTGLVYKPASNGSIYLAYATSATPPGNDGGDGLDALTVAVQNLQPQRSKNIELGTKWDVMPGGRLSLTAAVFRSTMNNARVTAPDGTSRNIGRKEVKGVELGFSGKITSLWSVFGGYTYLDAEVADNGYLNVGTTAKPVYVVSPYNGNRFPATPKNSATLWTTYAFAKGFTAGLGVNAMSKVYGSVNNNKWAPGYTRVDAMATYALNADVSLQLNVQNLTDKFYFDRVSSPHYAGVAPGRSATLSANVKF is encoded by the coding sequence ATGACCACGAAGAAAAACAATTCCCCAACCCCGACCTCCTTCATCACGAGCCGCAAGCATGCGCGCACGCTGCCGGCGCCCGCATTGGCCGTGCTGGCGTCGCTGGCGCTGCCGGCCGTCGCCCATGCCGGTCCCGACGTCACGCCCGATCCGGCGATCCCGAGCGTGCAGGTGACGGGCGCCAACCAGCAGCAGGCGTCGGCCAACGACAAGTTCACGGCGCCGCTGCTCGACACGCCGAAATCCGTCACCGTCGTGCCGGCCGACGTGATCGCGCAGACGGGCGCCACGTCGCTGACGGACGCGCTGCGCACCGTGCCCGGCATTACCATCGGCGCGGCCGAGGGCGGCAATCCGGTCGGCGACAATATGTTCATCCGCGGCTACAACGCCCAGACGGACACGTATATCGACGGGATCCGCGACTCGGGTTCGCAATCGCGCGAGATCTTCGACGTGGAACAGGTCGAAGTCGTGAAGGGCCCGAACTCGGCCTACGGCGGCCGCTCGTCGGCCGGCGGCGGCGTCAACCTCGTCACCAAGACGGCGCAGGCCTATGATGTCAATCGCGCCAGCGTCGGCATCGGCACGGACAAATACCGCCGCCTGACCGGCGACATCAACCGCAACATCGGCAGCGACAGCGCCTTCCGCCTGAACGTGATGGCGCACGAAGCCGACGTGCCGGGCCGCGACGTCGTCGGCGGCAAGCGCTGGGGTATCGCGTCGACCGTGACCTTCGGCCTCACGGGCCCGACGCGCGCCATCGTCAGCGTCTACCACCTGACCTCGCACGAGATCCCGGACACGGGCATCCCGTTCAACAACCCGATCACGACCGGCGCCAACGTCGCGAAGAACGGCAACGGCGAACCGTTCAACGTGGACCGCGCGACGTTCTACGGCCTGGCCCGCCGCGACTTCCGCGACACGAAAGCGGACATCGCCACCATCGACCTGCGCCACCAGCTGGCCAACGGCATCCTGCTCCGCAACGTCACCCGCTACGGCAAGTCCAACAACGACTACGTCTGGACCCAGCCCGACGATTCCAAGGGCAACACGGTCCTGTACGGCACCGTCTGGCGCCGCGCCAACACGCGTGTCACGGAAACCCGCACGGCGACCAACGTGACGAGCCTCTCGGGCGACCTGGTCACGGCCGGCGTCAAGCACACGTACAACGCGGGCATCGAGTTCGACCGCGAGACGACCGACCGCAGCAACTACCTCTTCACGCCGGGCACGAACAACCCGCTGACGGGCACGTTCACCTGTCCGACGTCGGGCGCCGCCACGCTGTACAACTGCACGACCTTGGTCGATCCGAACCCGTATGACCCGTGGGTCTACACCCGCGCCGTGTCGGGCGCGCTGACGCACGTGAACACGAAGACGAAGTCGGCGTACGCGTTCGACACCATCGAATTCAACCCGCAATGGCAGGTGAATCTCGGCGCGCGCCATGACGACTTCCAGAGCGTGCTGAACACGCTGGCAACAAGCACGACGGCGGCCGTGCAGACGCACGTCGACAGCAATTTCTGGAGCTGGCAGACGGGCCTCGTGTACAAGCCGGCGTCCAACGGCAGCATCTATCTGGCGTACGCCACGTCGGCGACCCCGCCGGGCAACGACGGCGGCGACGGCCTGGACGCGCTGACGGTGGCCGTGCAGAACCTGCAGCCCCAGCGCAGCAAGAACATCGAGCTGGGCACGAAGTGGGACGTGATGCCGGGCGGACGCCTGTCGCTGACGGCGGCCGTCTTCAGGAGCACGATGAACAATGCCCGCGTGACGGCGCCGGACGGCACCAGCCGGAACATCGGCCGCAAGGAAGTGAAGGGCGTCGAGCTGGGCTTCTCGGGCAAGATCACGTCGCTGTGGAGCGTGTTCGGCGGCTACACCTACCTGGACGCGGAAGTGGCCGACAACGGCTACCTGAACGTCGGCACGACGGCGAAGCCGGTGTACGTCGTCTCGCCGTACAACGGCAACCGCTTCCCGGCCACGCCGAAGAACTCGGCCACGCTGTGGACGACGTATGCGTTCGCGAAGGGCTTCACGGCCGGCCTGGGCGTGAATGCGATGTCGAAGGTCTACGGCAGCGTGAACAACAACAAATGGGCGCCGGGCTACACCCGTGTCGACGCGATGGCCACCTATGCGCTGAACGCGGACGTCAGCCTGCAACTGAACGTGCAGAACCTGACGGACAAGTTCTATTTTGACCGGGTCTCGTCGCCGCACTATGCCGGCGTGGCACCGGGCCGGTCGGCGACGCTGTCGGCCAACGTCAAGTTCTGA
- a CDS encoding FAD-dependent oxidoreductase: protein MSEHVPELIPESLIPDSEARAAVDLATRGHQIYPTLSADDIARLRRFGTCRTWPDGATVFRACVDSPGMVVVLAGHLLCSRTDALGNRVEVVEYGPGQFAGEVAQLSGRPPLADGVAVGELETLVLDAECLRAAIVAEAELGERLMRAFILRRVQLISNKPGGPILIGPAAHAGLFELENFLSRNAYPYTRRDPETDPEAAQLVREHWRQPSDWPLVALPDGFVLKNPTLAEVGRCLGTLPRIERGAVFDVLVVGAGPSGLATAVYAASEGLRVMVLDQRAYGGQAGASARIENFLGFPTGISGRALAGRSYVQALKFGAEIAIPARATRLLCHERPLKVELDDGTCLQARTVVLAAGARYRKPDLPNIAEYEGRGVYYWASPVEARLCRNEPVMLVGGGNSAGQAAVFLAAHASEVHMLVRGPGLEATMSSYLIERIAATPNIHLHTRREIAGLEGDENGLNRVRCRARDGGDTREFPVRRLFLFIGADPNSDWLHECGVELDDKGFVLTGAETRPEHGARTLETSVDGLFAVGDLRAGSTKRVAAAAGEGAAAVAQIHGYLASLAQR from the coding sequence ATGTCCGAACACGTACCCGAACTGATCCCCGAAAGTCTCATCCCCGATTCCGAGGCGCGCGCCGCCGTCGACCTGGCCACGCGCGGCCACCAGATCTATCCGACGCTGAGCGCGGACGACATCGCCCGCCTGCGCCGCTTCGGCACCTGCCGCACGTGGCCGGACGGCGCCACCGTGTTTCGCGCCTGCGTGGATTCGCCCGGCATGGTCGTCGTGCTGGCGGGACACTTGTTGTGCAGCCGGACGGATGCGCTCGGCAATCGCGTCGAGGTGGTCGAGTACGGTCCCGGCCAATTCGCCGGCGAAGTGGCGCAATTGTCCGGCCGGCCGCCGCTGGCCGATGGCGTCGCCGTGGGCGAACTCGAGACGCTCGTCCTCGACGCCGAATGCCTGCGCGCCGCGATCGTGGCGGAGGCCGAACTGGGCGAGCGCCTGATGCGCGCGTTCATCCTCCGTCGCGTGCAACTGATCAGCAATAAGCCGGGCGGTCCGATCCTGATCGGTCCGGCCGCGCACGCCGGCTTGTTCGAGCTGGAGAATTTCCTCTCGCGGAACGCGTATCCGTACACGCGGCGCGATCCGGAGACGGACCCGGAAGCGGCCCAGCTCGTGCGCGAGCACTGGCGGCAGCCGTCCGACTGGCCGCTCGTGGCGCTGCCGGACGGCTTCGTGCTGAAGAATCCGACCCTGGCCGAAGTGGGGCGCTGCCTCGGCACCTTGCCCCGCATCGAGCGCGGCGCCGTGTTCGACGTGCTCGTCGTCGGCGCCGGTCCGTCCGGCCTGGCGACGGCCGTGTACGCCGCCTCGGAAGGCTTGCGCGTGATGGTGCTGGACCAGCGCGCGTATGGCGGCCAGGCGGGGGCGAGCGCGCGCATCGAGAATTTCCTCGGCTTCCCGACCGGGATCTCCGGCCGCGCGCTGGCCGGCCGCTCGTACGTGCAGGCGCTGAAATTCGGCGCCGAGATCGCGATCCCCGCGCGCGCCACGCGCCTCTTGTGCCACGAGCGTCCGCTCAAGGTCGAACTGGACGACGGCACGTGCCTGCAGGCGCGCACCGTCGTGCTGGCGGCGGGCGCGCGCTACCGCAAGCCGGACCTGCCGAACATCGCCGAGTACGAAGGCCGCGGCGTCTACTACTGGGCGTCGCCCGTGGAGGCCAGGTTGTGCCGCAACGAACCCGTCATGCTCGTCGGCGGCGGCAATTCGGCGGGGCAGGCGGCCGTCTTCCTCGCGGCGCACGCGTCGGAAGTGCATATGCTGGTGCGCGGACCTGGGCTGGAGGCGACGATGTCCAGCTACCTGATCGAACGCATCGCGGCCACGCCCAACATCCACTTGCACACGCGGCGCGAAATCGCCGGGCTGGAAGGCGACGAGAACGGCCTCAACCGCGTGCGTTGCCGCGCCAGAGACGGCGGCGACACGCGCGAGTTCCCCGTGCGGCGCCTGTTCCTGTTCATCGGCGCCGACCCGAACAGCGACTGGCTGCACGAATGCGGCGTCGAACTGGACGACAAGGGTTTCGTGCTGACCGGCGCCGAGACGCGTCCGGAACACGGCGCCCGCACGCTCGAGACGAGCGTCGACGGCCTCTTCGCCGTGGGCGATCTGCGGGCCGGATCGACCAAGCGCGTGGCGGCCGCGGCGGGCGAGGGTGCGGCCGCGGTGGCGCAGATCCACGGCTATCTGGCCTCGCTCGCCCAGCGCTGA
- a CDS encoding DUF2863 family protein, translating to MRRPSKDSPKLSAESQRLISFSNAIVQAASRVEERAWERNLDSQLQKLLKTNHQDSIDAALNVLFKGDLAVYDVLMDGVEAVSESSTMTEQAGDGTETTWQALLVAAPILAWTRFSIASGTIPGDILNTLTAHFGAHLLADNTKLAIAPTLYSIDQLPRTHAETYALTHKLAAAAHKGTTVKPAAPGPDTSQFLADTRYLLVAVIAPLGAPLFRWQEPQHHINFEAERENALEQWRAQAGPNIARLLPGCGVELLLPEAYYVACREADKLIRPVSIRAAVHYLTNTLGVEPNDLRAVIAGFGDEINDSQVDEYRVGFTLRQSPDVVYGIVWPLYGQEDEEGTPMEGPAGGGDRPLAPLDEIVKHLNDVGITHVKRIGERYVAEYCDDCGAPLFADPSGELVHAEMPEDTPAGNEHFH from the coding sequence ATGCGTCGCCCTTCCAAAGATTCACCCAAACTTTCGGCAGAAAGCCAGCGTCTCATCAGCTTCAGCAATGCCATCGTGCAGGCCGCCAGCCGCGTTGAAGAACGGGCCTGGGAACGCAACCTCGACAGCCAGCTGCAGAAGCTGCTCAAGACGAACCACCAGGACAGCATCGACGCCGCCCTCAACGTCCTGTTCAAGGGCGATCTCGCGGTCTACGACGTGCTGATGGATGGCGTCGAGGCGGTCAGCGAGTCCTCGACGATGACCGAACAGGCGGGCGACGGCACCGAGACCACGTGGCAGGCCCTGCTCGTGGCGGCGCCGATCCTCGCCTGGACCCGCTTCTCGATCGCGTCCGGCACGATCCCCGGCGACATCCTGAACACGCTGACGGCCCACTTCGGCGCCCACCTGCTGGCCGACAACACGAAGCTGGCCATCGCGCCGACGCTGTACTCGATCGACCAGTTGCCGCGCACCCATGCCGAGACTTATGCGCTGACGCACAAGCTCGCCGCCGCCGCCCACAAGGGCACGACGGTGAAGCCGGCGGCGCCCGGTCCGGACACGTCGCAATTCCTGGCCGACACGCGCTACCTGCTCGTGGCCGTCATCGCCCCGCTCGGCGCCCCGCTGTTCCGCTGGCAGGAACCGCAGCACCACATCAATTTCGAAGCCGAGCGCGAGAACGCCCTCGAGCAATGGCGCGCCCAGGCCGGCCCGAACATCGCCCGCCTGCTGCCGGGCTGCGGCGTCGAGCTGCTGCTGCCGGAAGCGTATTACGTGGCGTGCCGCGAGGCGGACAAGCTGATCCGTCCGGTGTCGATCCGCGCCGCCGTGCACTACCTGACGAACACGCTGGGCGTGGAACCGAACGACCTGCGCGCCGTCATCGCCGGCTTCGGCGACGAAATCAACGACAGCCAGGTCGACGAATACCGCGTCGGCTTCACCTTGCGCCAGTCGCCGGACGTCGTGTACGGCATCGTCTGGCCCCTGTACGGCCAGGAAGACGAAGAAGGCACGCCGATGGAAGGCCCGGCCGGCGGCGGCGACCGTCCGCTGGCGCCGCTGGACGAGATCGTCAAGCACCTGAACGACGTCGGCATCACCCACGTCAAGCGCATCGGCGAACGCTATGTCGCCGAATACTGCGACGACTGCGGCGCGCCGCTGTTCGCCGACCCCAGCGGCGAACTGGTGCATGCCGAGATGCCGGAAGATACGCCGGCGGGGAACGAGCACTTCCACTGA
- a CDS encoding tetratricopeptide repeat-containing diguanylate cyclase has product MAFPVLSPFGLRACCAVALLLCPLTTTGEQTQTQAQRLREAGAIARFVPDEASRRLRAMEFDMAAAPAPLRTDFLYFYSTAERGIGDLTHALALADQLVAYGRRNNDNVALAKGLIARANTLYVREDLAASHATSFEAERVALSTDDMPTKVLATIAAGLSFQEEGNYPAALSKLHAAVDMARRTPVDTAPLASALHALVRLYLNMGELDKGWEVQQESLAVARKMASPGAIATALGDEYALAVEQNAFERARHALFEELGLERSMGARQMGATTLVNLSDCYLKEGRFHEAQVYAAQALEAAIDVRSNNDIATARVNLGQALLGQGRLLDGKQQFEAGLATYEKQGDKPELLAVLREYGRALEHAGDYRGAVDAYNRERRLSAEIFAEQRRKALMELQQQYDAETRQRRIEALRQENRAAKAELDNRRLQQRIWWPLAGIGTLAALIVGLLYRKVRRANTALEEKNRQLKRQSALDPLTQLYNRRHFQEFMAREGCGTAGALFLVDVDRFKGINDTLGHAAGDAVLKTIAHNLRLALGETDMIVRWGGEEFLVFLPAVARAALDDVALRILHGISAHPVEYRNGCVPVTVSVGFAPFPLSLGGTPLTWEQVVGLADSALYLAKSHGRDRAYGVRGLSGTVPASLDTIERNLEQAWRAGWVDLSVVPGAVEEAVRLHG; this is encoded by the coding sequence ATGGCATTTCCCGTACTGTCACCATTCGGCCTGCGCGCCTGCTGCGCCGTCGCGCTGTTGCTGTGTCCACTCACGACGACCGGCGAGCAGACGCAGACGCAGGCGCAACGCTTGCGCGAGGCCGGTGCCATCGCGCGCTTCGTGCCGGACGAGGCGTCGCGCCGGCTGCGCGCCATGGAGTTCGACATGGCCGCCGCGCCGGCGCCGTTGCGCACGGACTTCCTGTATTTCTACAGCACCGCCGAGCGCGGCATCGGCGACCTGACGCATGCCCTGGCATTGGCCGACCAGCTGGTCGCTTATGGGCGGCGCAACAATGACAACGTGGCGCTTGCCAAAGGCTTGATCGCGCGCGCCAATACGCTCTATGTGCGGGAAGACCTGGCCGCGTCTCACGCCACGTCGTTCGAGGCGGAACGCGTCGCCTTGAGCACCGACGACATGCCGACGAAGGTGCTGGCGACCATCGCCGCCGGACTATCGTTCCAGGAGGAGGGCAATTATCCGGCGGCGCTGTCGAAACTGCACGCCGCCGTCGACATGGCACGCCGGACGCCGGTCGACACCGCACCGTTGGCAAGCGCGCTGCACGCGCTGGTGCGGCTGTACCTGAATATGGGCGAGTTGGACAAGGGCTGGGAGGTGCAGCAGGAATCGTTGGCCGTGGCCAGGAAGATGGCATCCCCGGGGGCCATCGCCACGGCGCTGGGCGACGAATACGCCCTGGCGGTCGAGCAGAACGCCTTCGAGCGGGCACGCCATGCCCTGTTCGAGGAACTCGGGCTCGAACGCAGCATGGGCGCACGCCAGATGGGGGCCACGACGCTCGTCAATCTGTCGGATTGTTACCTGAAGGAGGGCCGCTTCCACGAGGCCCAGGTCTATGCCGCGCAAGCGCTGGAGGCCGCCATCGACGTCAGGAGCAACAACGACATCGCGACCGCCCGCGTCAACCTGGGGCAGGCGCTGCTCGGGCAGGGGCGCCTGCTTGACGGCAAGCAGCAGTTCGAGGCGGGCCTGGCGACCTATGAAAAACAGGGCGACAAGCCGGAACTGCTGGCCGTGCTGCGCGAGTATGGGCGCGCGCTGGAACACGCCGGCGACTATCGTGGCGCCGTCGACGCCTACAACCGCGAGCGCAGGCTCTCCGCCGAAATCTTTGCCGAGCAGCGCCGGAAAGCCTTGATGGAGCTGCAGCAGCAATATGACGCCGAGACCAGGCAGCGCCGGATCGAAGCGCTGCGCCAGGAGAACCGTGCCGCCAAGGCGGAGCTGGACAATCGCCGCTTGCAGCAGCGCATCTGGTGGCCGCTGGCCGGGATCGGCACGCTGGCCGCGTTGATCGTCGGACTGCTCTACCGGAAGGTAAGGCGCGCCAACACCGCGCTGGAAGAAAAGAACCGGCAATTGAAGCGGCAAAGCGCGCTCGATCCGCTCACGCAGCTGTACAACCGCCGCCACTTCCAGGAGTTCATGGCCCGGGAAGGGTGCGGGACGGCGGGCGCGCTGTTCCTGGTGGACGTCGACCGCTTCAAGGGCATCAACGACACGCTGGGCCATGCGGCCGGCGACGCCGTGTTGAAGACGATCGCGCACAATCTGCGGCTGGCATTGGGCGAGACCGACATGATCGTGCGCTGGGGCGGCGAGGAATTCCTCGTGTTCCTGCCGGCGGTCGCGCGCGCCGCACTGGACGACGTCGCGCTGCGCATCCTGCACGGCATCTCGGCGCACCCGGTCGAATACCGGAACGGATGCGTCCCGGTCACCGTGTCCGTGGGCTTCGCGCCGTTTCCGCTGTCGCTCGGCGGCACGCCGCTGACGTGGGAACAGGTCGTCGGTCTCGCGGACAGCGCCCTGTATCTGGCGAAATCGCATGGCCGCGACCGCGCATACGGCGTACGCGGATTGTCCGGCACCGTGCCTGCGTCGCTGGACACGATCGAACGCAACCTGGAGCAGGCGTGGCGCGCGGGATGGGTGGACCTGTCGGTGGTGCCGGGCGCCGTCGAGGAGGCGGTGCGGCTGCACGGGTGA
- a CDS encoding M14 family metallopeptidase, with the protein MSIKISQLFDSGAIDVVQATDPRQIDLKLRKDSHADIHQWFHFRLQGARGKACTIRFLNAGQATYPKGFEGYQVAASYDTENWFRVPTSFDGQVMTVNHTPELDSIYYAYFEPYTWERHLRLLGEVAENPVARVHDIGTTVDGRDMNLVVVGNPQAEKKIWVIARQHPGETMAEWFVEGMMDALLDNSNPISRKLLQRAVFYIVPNMNPDGSVRGNLRTNAAGANLNREWMTPSPERSPEVLCVKNKIHETGVDMFFDIHGDEALPYNFVAGSEMLEDFTPERLAAQNAFIERYMASSPDFQNVYGYAASKYNEELLTLASKYIGHTFKCLSLTLEMPFKDNANLPDPYVGWNGARSAALGAAMLQPILQSLDD; encoded by the coding sequence ATGTCCATCAAGATCAGCCAGCTGTTCGATTCCGGTGCGATCGACGTCGTCCAGGCCACCGACCCGCGCCAGATCGATCTCAAGCTGCGCAAGGATTCTCACGCCGACATCCACCAGTGGTTCCACTTCCGCCTGCAGGGCGCGCGCGGCAAGGCTTGCACGATCCGCTTCCTGAACGCGGGGCAGGCGACGTATCCCAAGGGCTTCGAGGGCTACCAGGTGGCGGCCAGCTACGACACCGAGAACTGGTTCCGCGTGCCGACCTCGTTCGACGGCCAGGTCATGACCGTCAACCACACGCCCGAGCTGGACAGCATCTATTACGCTTATTTCGAGCCCTACACCTGGGAGCGCCACCTGCGTCTGCTCGGTGAAGTGGCCGAGAATCCGGTCGCGCGCGTGCACGACATCGGCACGACCGTCGACGGCCGCGACATGAACCTGGTCGTGGTCGGCAATCCGCAGGCCGAGAAGAAGATCTGGGTGATCGCGCGCCAGCATCCGGGCGAGACGATGGCCGAGTGGTTCGTCGAAGGCATGATGGATGCGCTGCTCGACAATTCGAATCCGATCTCGCGCAAGCTGCTGCAGCGCGCCGTCTTCTACATCGTGCCGAACATGAACCCGGACGGTTCCGTCCGCGGCAACCTGCGCACGAATGCCGCGGGCGCCAACCTGAACCGCGAGTGGATGACGCCGTCGCCCGAGCGCAGCCCGGAAGTGCTGTGCGTGAAGAACAAGATCCACGAGACGGGCGTCGACATGTTCTTCGACATCCACGGCGACGAGGCGCTGCCCTATAACTTCGTGGCCGGCAGCGAGATGCTGGAAGACTTTACGCCGGAGCGCCTGGCCGCCCAGAACGCGTTCATCGAGCGCTACATGGCGTCCAGCCCGGACTTCCAGAACGTCTACGGCTATGCCGCGAGCAAGTATAACGAGGAACTGCTGACCCTGGCCTCGAAGTATATCGGGCACACGTTCAAATGCCTGTCGCTGACCTTGGAGATGCCGTTCAAGGACAACGCCAACCTGCCCGACCCGTACGTCGGCTGGAACGGCGCCCGCAGCGCCGCGCTCGGTGCAGCGATGCTGCAGCCGATCCTGCAATCGCTGGACGACTGA